The DNA sequence GAATACTGACAATTAGGAAGCAATATAGCTGCTATGCCTGCTATGAATACAACAGTTAAGATTTATGCTCACCAGCTGGTTGGACACGTCAGAGTGATCCTTGCGGGTCATGCCCTCGCCGATGGCGGACTTCATCAGACGTGACAGGGAAGGCAACACGTTGACTGGTGGGTAGATTTGTCTGTTATGGAGCTGACGGTCTACGTAGATctatagaaacaaaaaaaattatgatgcaaaaaagtaattaaaagttttttttttgtatttgcttATATTTCGTTTATAGATTTATGATTTAACTGAGCCAGCCTTATAATATGCAGTCATAGAATTCTCACCTGTCCCTCAGTAATATAACCTGTCAAGTCAGGAATTGGATGGGTGATGTCATCGTTAGGCATAGTAAGAATAGGGATCTGTGTGATGGATCCGTTACGGCCCTCGACACGTCCGGCACGCTCGTAGATGGTGGCCAAATCCGTGTACATGTAACCTGGGTgacaaacatttacaaatatattatttaagctcaacatttttttaaagattggttattatcataattagataaagtatttaattaaatcacaaatcgtcatttaaaattgTACCTCTTGTTAGACTTCATAAGGTCAAAAATTCAAtagattaatttcataatacttttatgacatgattttaaaagaaaatatccgAAGCGGTCAGCTGGTTTGCTATGTGTAGTACACGCGGAGAATCGTACCTGGGAAACCTCTTCGTCCGGGCACCTCCTCACGAGCGGCCGACACCTCACGCAGAGCCTCCGCGTACGAAGACATGTCCGTCAGGATTACCAGTACGTGTTTCTGTGGACCGACAACATCGGGTTTAGTGAAGCCATGGCCAAAGTGACTTACGAGCTATTTTCTGACTATCTTGCAAGAGATGGGGCTTTGATGGAGATGATAGAAAAAGTGTAAATTATTCAAGATTTGACGTCTGTTGTtgattactttataaatcacaaatatgggacattttatcttttgtagaaattaaattgaaaatcaatAGGCGCCTTGTCTCGTTTCATATTAGCATATCATGTTGTGTGTCAGCATCAATAGTAAGATCATTAGCTATCAAATTGGTAGTCCGactttatataaacaagttATGTTATTGAGAAGAGGTTATACTCTGCAATCtgtaaaatcattacataaaaATCACTAATAGTAGTTCCCAATCATACTaaaccaaaacattttttaagaaaCTCCTCAACAATGCACTAACTTACGAAATCATTTCCATGAAATATTTGTGCTGAAATATACTCGTCTCACCTCACACTGGTAGGCCAAGAACTCAGCGGCCGTGAGAGCCAGACGTGGGGTGATGATTCTCTCGATGGTGGGATCGTTGGCCAAGTTCAAGAACAGGCACACGTTCTCCATGGAACCGTTCTCTTCGAAGTCCTGCTTGAAGAATCTGGCCGTCTCCATGTTGACACCCATAGCAGCGAACACGATGGCGAAGTTGTCTTCGTGGTCATCCAAAACTGATTTACCGGGCACCTACGggggtattaaatatttttgttgttatataattacGAAGAGaagtaaaatgaataaaatatattaatatattattttaaatcaattttgacaaaatgttttatattatattaacaaaatgtcGGATGATCATCGCCTATTGAAAAActataattgataaaatgttGTAATTACTTCTAAGTTCATTTAAGTTTACTTactatattcatatacatttttaatacattattgaaCGATACGattaataataacgatataacttttttttgttatattttgatttgcaaTCGCACTTTGGTCTGACTATAAGCGGATAGGTGGTGCGATTATTGGCGAAATGACTAAGCATCCATCGAGGACACAACTCGTGATATGAGGATGCCAAGATGGTTTTCGCTTTTGAGTTGGTTTGCCAATTGATCGGGGgaagaaaaaaaagataattataatattcttacgAACCTTGACAAGACCGGCCTGTCTACAGATCTGGGCGGCGATTTCGTTGTGAGGCAAACCGGCCGCAGAGAAGATGGGGATCTTCTGACCACGAGCGATGGAGTTCATCACGTCGATAGCGGAGATACCTGCAATCAGACCACGGTTATAGAATGCTGTGTAATTTTACTCAGTTAAGGGAAAAAAATGTTGtccaaaatcaattaaattacatcacattacattacataatgtaatgtaattgtatataatgtaacataatattttttaagggaaaaaaatgttttccaaaATCAATGaagattcattattaataatatcaattatatatttactacataATACTAATATCAAACCAAGATCAGAAGTAAAAGTTGCTTCATCtaatcaattcaataaaaactttttaaaaacaagcatttatttaatctgtgctaAGTACTAACCATAATAATAGACAGGTATTATTGATTGTATTGTCTCCTGAGCCAAGTGTTGGCAAAGTTACAGCTTTCAGCTCAATATAGATGAAGGATTAGGAATGGatcaaaatgtactttcaaGATTTGACTAAAATATTTAGTCACTATTAAACAAGTTTAATCcaaaattgaaacattttaattttgaatttttccgaaaattatttttttaaaaatcatcaaaaacataatcatatattgctattttttttatattaaaatttaagtaaattataaaactgcGATAAATCACtttgaatcaaaattatttttatttagatatcaaaaaagaaattacacaaatattcaataatgtcTTAATTaggaaattgttaattatattatgtttttatagataattcagTCCACTTACCAGTCTGAATCATTTCCTCGGGGTAGATACGCGACCATGGGTTGATGGGTTGACCCTGAATATCCAAGAAGTCCTCAGCGAGGATTGGGGGTCCTTTGTCGATTGGTTTACCGGAACCGTTGAACACACGACCTGAATGGATGTATCACAAATGATGTAGGTAGTTCTATCTTATTCATTAATGAATGACAAATTTAgtttattgagtaatattttgattatattttgtgaattgAACAAGTGGAagacctgatggtaaatggtcaccttAAACTATAGACAGACATTACTAGACCTAATCAACTCCTGAAGTCCTTACACATGTTATGTCCCAGTACAACATTGATCTACGATTATGTCTCTCTCATGCTTTTATAAAACCGACTCTCCCTTCGAACCAAAGCAAGACTCAGATGTTCAGTGacccaataaatatttagtgagTGGTATCCACATCTGAATAGAGCCTTATTACAAAATAGGCACAgagttttgaattattttaaaaacatcattggaaataattatttcagaAGACTCTTCTTCAGACTCTATTGAATTACTAGCAGCTTTATccacgcgaaatttataaaacaaactttaac is a window from the Vanessa atalanta chromosome 23, ilVanAtal1.2, whole genome shotgun sequence genome containing:
- the LOC125073011 gene encoding V-type proton ATPase subunit B — encoded protein: MAKSLSATQANKEHALVVSRDFISQPRLTYKTVSGVNGPLVILDEVKFPKFSEIVQLRLADGTLRSGQVLEVSGTKAVVQVFEGTSGIDAKNTLCEFTGDILRTPVSEDMLGRVFNGSGKPIDKGPPILAEDFLDIQGQPINPWSRIYPEEMIQTGISAIDVMNSIARGQKIPIFSAAGLPHNEIAAQICRQAGLVKVPGKSVLDDHEDNFAIVFAAMGVNMETARFFKQDFEENGSMENVCLFLNLANDPTIERIITPRLALTAAEFLAYQCEKHVLVILTDMSSYAEALREVSAAREEVPGRRGFPGYMYTDLATIYERAGRVEGRNGSITQIPILTMPNDDITHPIPDLTGYITEGQIYVDRQLHNRQIYPPVNVLPSLSRLMKSAIGEGMTRKDHSDVSNQLYACYAIGKDVQAMKAVVGEEALTPDDLLYLEFLTKFEKNFITQSNYENRTVFESLDIGWQLLRIFPKEMLKRIPASILAEFYPRDSRH